In the Primulina tabacum isolate GXHZ01 chromosome 7, ASM2559414v2, whole genome shotgun sequence genome, CAGAAATTAAGAAGCTCACCAAAGAGACCAGATATCACATTATGCCCACCAGGAGCTTGTCCTCCAGAGAGGACAACACCAATCTTTAAGCTTAAGTCGGAAGGAGTGTTAGATGAATCACCGGAAACAAGCATTGCTGATGGTTGTCCAAAGAGATTAGGGAAAAGCTTCGCAATTTCGTCTATAGAAACAGTGAAGTCGACGCATCAATATTTctcaagaaaaaattaaaaaaatatttttaacatcaaCTTCTAGATAGACACTTCTTTAATTATTCTCATGCATTTAtaacctaaaaatcaaaatcttcaTTCTCTAATTTAATTCATTATAGTTGATTGACACCTCGGCTCCAGAGGTAAATGCCGAATTTCTTAAAGCATATGAATTGCAGAATGTTAGTGAATTTCTTTAGTTACATGTTGGGTTTGTAAACATTTGTTTAATCTTCTTGAGACAAAGAGCTGTATGCTGACATGCAGATATTAGTTGCTCTTTAAGTCATCTCTAATAATCAAATACATACGTGTTCTTttaataatgaaaaatgattttagGTTATACTATTCATTAACACAGCCCACAAGGTTTCATGCATGTCTTTGATGCACATTAATTCTGCGAGCTAACTAATTATTTTTCAAGTGAAGTCAGTCTTACCAATCTATGGAAAAATGACAAAGTGCAAGCAAAAAGCGTACTTCTGATACTGAAATTTTACAATctagatgatcaattcaaaaaaaaaaaaaaataccaaatcaaaattacaatttttctCGCTAAACAAGTGAACCATGTCTAGGTTTCATGGTCAATGCCAGTGGTTCATTGAAGGGTCAAAACATGGTTTGTGTTGAGATTTAAGAAGCAAGGCCGAGCCTCAAGGCTACTTGCATGCCGTTTAGGCTTTTGATTAACAATGTTTTGTGGTAAACAACACTAGTGAGATGAATCAAGAGTTACCTAGAACttgattaaaaatcaaaatacGAGCAGCGGGAGTTTCTAAAACttcaaaattataaaaacaGAACTCATGCACTCATGCCTCATCATGCACAACCATCATATGCATAGCGCACAGCGGATCATCTTTATTTTTGGAAATTGACGACAATAGCTTATTTATTCCATAAACACAAACGATTCCCGACTTCAATCACCACTATCCTAAACATCACAATATATACTACTAAAACTGTTATTTGGTAAAAGCAGATAGCATTTAAAGTTACTTCACAAGCACGgtttcaacaaaaaataataacctGGATTTCCTGCGGCTGAACTTGGAGGACCATCGACGACATTGAAGGGCTTCCTGAGAACCTCCGGCAATGGGAGTGAGACTTCTAGGCGGCTGGCCTGTACTTCGCTATAATCGGAAGCTGATCTCCCCGGCAGCGTTGCACCTGAAGAAGCCATTGAATCAGAGAATGAGATGGAGGTTTGTTAGATGTAGAAGTATGAATAAACAAGAGTGGGCGATGTGAGCGTGTGTGGTGGATTGCGATGCAAGGAAGATGGAGAGGCCTTAGATTGCGGGAGGTCTGTTGGGAGAAGCGTTCAAATcttattgaaattttttttgaataaaaatcataaataaaaaaaaatgtttgaagaaaaatcattttgatgatatcttaggAGGTCAAGAATcattacaaattaaataaacgaTAATTTATTATGACAAATATTCATTATAGGAAATTATGTGAATTTCTTTTGCATAGacatataaaataaaagagcaggtctcttatgagacgatttcacgaatctttatctgtgagacgggtcaaaccCTATTCACAATataaagtaatactattagcataaaaataatatttttaatgaataactcaaataagatatatatctcacaaaatacgacccgtgagaccgtctgccacgagtttttgtcaaaatagaATAAATGAAATcccctttaaataatttaatatgttgatttattttaatttaaacttgGGAAAAACAATAAATTGAACCGTGTTATATGTAAAGCTGAAAAAATAAGGAGAGGTCATATTGCAGTTCTACAAACGTCAGGGGTCAATttgatattatttgaaattaagagAGTCTCAAAGAAAATTTCACTCCCTTTGAATCCAAATTACGAGGTGGTCTGTTTGCcaagggtttagggtttagaaATTTCTCTCCGGACCCAATCCCAGTACCATTACCATTTCCATTTCAGTTATTGTTCTATTTCAGAGCCAAGTTCAGAACATCGGAATATAGTATGTGGGCACTTCGCAGAGCCTCCATTCATCTCAAGTAATTCATTTTACTTTCTATTGCTTTGATCAGTGTTTTTGTGTTAGtgaaaatttatgtttttttaatttctgCATCTTTCTGCATTTCTTATCCACGGGAGTTAATTTTTAGATATATTTGTGATGGATTTCAGTTATGGTGATTGGGTTTTCTTATTTGATAACTGCGCGTTGGTGTTGTAGTGGCTATTAAAGGTAGCAAAGAAAAGTTATGTGAACTATTGTTTTGAGCTTGACCTTTCTTGGTTGACTTCAAAGTTTGTGGTGCCATTTTACTGTTTGTGCTATATGCTGCACATGTTAGATTTTTATCATGCATCTGCTGTGCAAATACTTTTGTTGTGCTTACAGAATCGCGTGTATGATGTAGTATTTTTGTATCTGGAAGGTTAGTTAtggtgaatttttttttccatttgatGATTAAGTTAGACAGGTAAAAAAAGCTAACTTGGAGTGTTCCTGTGTGATCTTGTCAGGTTATATTGTCAGTTAGTTGAGTTGTATTTTTTTCCAGTAGGAAAAAACAATAGCAGAAAGAAAGTTTCAAATGCACGTTTTAGTATCACCTATTTAGTGATTGTTCTGTCCTGGAGGTCATCTACCCCCTTCCCCTAATTGAAACCGTtcttcatatatataattttggataTATTTACTTACTGTATGTGAAATTCGTTGGTGAAATTCCTACGAGGATATTGTTTGAAATGTAAGATTTGTTACTGTGGAAACCTAGTACGAAAGGAGAAACTACTGTTTCCTGAATGTTCTCTCTATCATAAATGGTAGCCAAGGGAAGGATTAACTTAGAAAAACCGAGGGCAGTATGCACTTTGGCACCATGGATATGGTGCTGCTGTTTGGAATCTGTTTCTTCTTATGAACACATAATTAATGATGTTACATTCACTTCACCAACGTGCTACTTTTCTTGGCATGACTTTTCGAACCTGGCTGAATTCCATTTGTTGTGACATAATTGATCTTATATAATACTACAGCTTCTGTCTGGATTGTTGTAACTATCTTTTTTTGTTCCTGGTGTTGTTTATAATTGCTTGTGTTCTTTTTAATCCTCTTGTTTTAGTGTTGTTTATGATACGCAGTGTTTGTGATTCAGGAATCGTGTATTCATCGTACGGGGAACACaaattttcttcacaaaatcagaaATTGCAAGTTGTTCTCTGGGCCATTACAATCCTGTATTTGCTGAGTCTGAAGTATTAATTGATGGGCTGTTATCTTCTACTAAATTCTATAGCACATCATCCAGTTCAAAGTTATACATGGCTGTACACACCTTATCTTCTACTAAATTCTGTAGCACATCATCCAGTTCAAAGTTATACACGGCTGTACACACATTTTCTTCACAGGCCGGTACTGAGAGTGGTGGAGAAAACGGTGATGACTTGGAGGATGGTTTTTCTGAACTTGAAGGTCCTACTGATGCTACTCAAGAAGCTTTATCTGGCGATGAAAACattgatgatcagttgatatctGAAGAGGATTCTGCTGCTACTTATACGAATAATGCGTTTTTGGAAATAGGTACTGAGGTTGATGGTGGAgagaaaaaatattcaaaaacaaGAGCTACATCGCCTATGACTGAGGCTATTCTAGCTGCCCCTCCTTTAACTATTCACAAGGTTCTGGATAAATGGGTTGAGGAAGGAAAAGAAGTGACGAGAAAAGAAGTGACATCGACCTTTCTTCATCTTCGAAAAAGGAAATTGTTCTTAAAGGCCTTGAAGGTTTTATTTTAATTCTTCTGTTGCCTCATTTTCCTTTGTGTAACCATCATCTCGCTCTTGTTAATTTTTGTACGCTTTGATGCAAAGATATTGCATGATGATGAGCAAGGTAGTAGCCTTTTCTGTGTTATTACTTGCTGTACTCGATCTATTGATTTGAGTTAGACCTCTTGAAAGATTATAGGCCTGCTTCTTTGTTAGACCTCTTGAAAGATTATAGGCCTGCTTCTTTGTTATCCATTCCCCTACAGCCAATGCATGCTCAGAAAAATCTCATTCATGATAAATATAACCATACTAAACTAGTGAACTTATACTGTCACATGCTATGACGAGATTGTAGTTTAGTTTTTTGGTTCGCTACATAAAGCTGGAATGGCTGGAAGCAGTTAAAGGAAATCTGGCCTTAGTCGAGTCTTAACATTCAATATGTTTATTGGATTAAGGGTTATTTTACTCCTATATAAGATCCAAAAACTTCCACAGTAAAGGAAGTTCATGTCAAAAGTATATTATACCTTTCTCGCTTTTGTACTTGCTGTCACATTGTATTAACTGTTTTTGAAGACTTAGTTGTCTATATGAATCTAAAGCTACTCTTCTTTCTTCTTTGTTCCTaatttgtttgcaaaataacgtTTTGCATCTATGGGTGATGTTATACTTTTACCTTCTTGAAATGCGTGCTTTTTTCTTGGTTATTGTGTTGGTACTTTGAttctattcttttttttttcctgttcTACTGGTGCTGACATCTAAACTCGTTTTGTACAGCTTTCAGAATGGTTGAAGTCAACAAAGCATCTCGATTTTCTGGAGAGAGATCATGCTTCTCATGTTGATTTCATTGCCAAAGCAAGTAGTATTTTTCAAGCAGATGACTACATTAATAAGATACCCGAATCCTTCAGAGGAGAACACGTCTACCGTACATTATTGGCTAACTGTGTCGCAACAACACATGTGAAGAAGTCCGAGGAAGTCTTCAATAGAATGAAGGATTTGAAATTCCCCTTGACAACCTTTACTTGCAACCAGCTGCTTATTCTGTACAAGAGAACCAATAAGAAAAAAATTGCCGATGTTCTGTTGTTGATGgagaaagaaaatattaagccATCCCTTTTCACATACCAACTTCTGATTGATGTCAAGGGGTTATCTAAAGATATAGCTGGTATGGAACAGGTTCTCGAGACAATGAAGGCCGAAGGCCTGGAAGTCGATACTCGAATTCAAGCATCTCTTGCACGGCACTATGCTGCTAACGGGCTGAAAAACAAAGCTGAGGCTGTGTTAAAAGAGATGGAAGGAGAAAACATTCAAAAAAACCGTTGGGTGTGTAAAACACTTCTCCCTATTTATGCTTCTCTCAGAAGGGGTGATGAAGTTGATCGGCTCTGGGAAGTTTGTAAGTCTAACCCTGGATTGGAAGAGTGCATGGCCGCTATTGTAGCTTGGGGAAAGCTCGATAGGATTGCAGATGCCGAGGAAACTTTTGAGAAAATGTTGAAAATGTTGAAGAAGCCAGCTTCGAAACATTTTTCTGTTCTACTCAAGGTTTACATGGATCGTAAAATGATAGAGAAAGGAAAGGAACTGGTGCGGCGAATGGCGGAAACTTGTCCCAGTATTTGGCCATCGACTTTGGATTCACTTGTAAGACTGTATATTGACGCAGGAGAAGTGGAAAAAGCGGAGAAAATTCTTGATGCAGCTCATGTAAGGAACAAAGGGAGACCAATGTTCACTTCTTTCTTAGCTGTAATGGATCAATATGCGAACAGGGGAGATATACACAACGCTGAGAAGATATTCCAAAAGATGAGACAAGCTGGCTATTTCTCAAGACTCCAACCGTATCAGTCCCTTGTTCGGGCATACACAAATGCCAAGTCCCCAGCATATGGCTTCACTGAGAGGATGAAGGCTGACAACATTTACCCAGATAAGGTGATGTCTAATCTGCTTACTCAAGTCGATCCATTTCGAAAGACAGAGGTGGATGAGTTGCTGGGATGAGGATCATGTATGTTTTTTTAGGCTATTTGCAGGTCTGGTCTGGCAGAGATAGCTTCTTGAAACGTGAATTTTCATATGTACTCGTTCATGGCCTTATTTAATTGTGCCTTTTGAATTCAGTTTTATCACTACCTATATTTCAGAATGGAACCATAAATTTTGATCGGGGATCGGGTctagtataatttttttttaaaattatatatctttccttttccttttcggAGATTTAGAAGAAGAAAGTTTAATTTTTAAAGCTTTCCAAACGGGACCGGTCTGTATAAATTAAATTTGGAAATCCTCCTCACCCGTCTTACTATTAAATCAAATTCCCATGATTTTCCCAAAAAACAGATAAATAAATCCAAAAATGAGACTAATCATGTTACATACGAACTCGAGTTCCGCTTTATTCGTACTATTGTTCGAAAATAAATATTCGAAAGAgtagaaatttatttatttaatataattatattatattaataaaatattaagtcTCGCGAactatcaaataaaataatttaggCTTGAGTTTGGCCTCGAAAATTTTCGAACATGTTCGAGATTGGATCGAattcaataaattcaaatacaaatgaaatttttttcgAGCCGGCTCGAAAAACTCGCGAACCGACCCTAATCTAGACACGATGATGTCTTCATACATGGTAGTACAGCATGGTAACCAAATTCTTAAAATGGGGAAAGTTTCCACCTCCAATAATGTTTTGtattaatgcatttaaataattattaatttttaatgatATTTCAATGATTTTATTGTGTGTGTAATGAAATTAATCATGtgtatttcataaataattaaactgCTGTAATGAAGCTTTAATAAAACATTAAAAgtgacaatttttttttttaaaaaaaattattttcaataaaaaaatttatgaataccgtattaaaatttataaaaattccgAATACAGTGTAATGaacttattatatattaaaaaaaaaaactatttcaatattgGCAAGCAAATAATTATTCACTGCATGCATTGTTGTAGTACCCATAAAATACGTATTTAGATAGAATGATTTGATAAGAagttagataaataaatttcaaacgACATTTATTTTACTTCTTTGATGTATATGGACTACATCACAAtatctattaaatatatataacttGGTTATTAAAATATTGGAAATCCACTTGAAtttgataaattaaaaaaatgaaaaactaattGAATAAATCCATCAATCAACGCACAAACTTATGTAAAATTCATATTTTCCGAGAATGCTAAAatctaaaattttataaatcaaacTGTTCTTAATATTCTTTTCCTGATTCTTCTTTCTCTTGCACATCGTTACTATCCTTAGAAAATGACATTATGGATTTAGTACAATTTTAGTTGCCTGGTTCTGTTTTCGATCCGTGAAAAAACTAATTGTCACTATCATGGTTGTGTTTGAATTGATAGATTTGGATTTGTAAAAAAACTTCAAATTAAAACAATTGAAATATatggatttgaaattattagattgagaaataaatttgaaattgaagaaaaaaaaatatgttcagCTAacataagatattttaaattgttcatTCTAATTATGAACCCTTTTTTACTTTTGAAGTGtgaatttaaaatcaaattcaCCCAAATCATTCAATCTAAACACAATCTCATTTTGGATTTGGATATGGTGCATCTtttttccttgatttttttatcaaaatagaTAACCATTTAGCTTAGTCGTGTAAAAATCTGTCTTGTAATGAGCTAGAAagtaaatattttcttaaaacaaaAACACTTAAAATTCTCTATAAAAATGATTAGATCCCTTATGAAAAAGGTCTATATCCACAAGCGAATCGATCTGATCTATATTtagagtaaaaaataatattttatacaaaAATTCCCCATCTTTAGTagcattacaaaaaaaaaatggaacaCATCCTTTGAACCAAACCTGCATTGATTCTATACTGATCCAGAACCCTTAGCATCTAACACAGCTTCGCGTTCATGGCGCCGACATTCCCTCTGGGAAAATTCAGCATAAAAAAGTGAGTGCTTAGGAACAAGAAGATGGCTATACAGTAAATCTAGCCAATATTAGCAAGGTGGAATGCGTTTTCTACCACTATAGAAGGAATATCAACATTGCATATACAATCAGAACAACAGATGTCGCCCTAGCCTCTTTAAATATAGCCACACTTAATGCACACCATAAAGTACAAAAAATCCTGCTACGATCAAAATTCACGAGCTGCATCCTTTTCCTTATCCAATCGTGGAAAAGACAACATTAAAGTAACTGGTGTACAGCATATGTCACTGGCTCATTATCAGTTGGTGTACACCATATGTAGCTAACTAAATCCAGTTCACAAAATCCGGTAGTGAGGCAAGGACTGGATCATAATCAAAAGAAAAGCTCAAACCCAACAGAACAGACTAGCCAACGAAAGAGCTCCTAAAACGAATTAGCCGCCCCACTTTCGTTGGAAAGTCAATTTGAGACACGTGACATTGCCCACTTCTGGGAAGCCAACTTTTATGGCAGCTCATTTTTAGACGCTAATAATCCAACCCCTAACGCAAACTCGGGCAACATTATCGACATTGACCAGTGGTAGTACAATCCTCTTCGTCCCCATACACTGCAACAATCTCCACGAGAATACGAAATATTAAACTAAAATCAAGAAGAGAATCCCAAACAGAGTATTAGCCTTCTCCAGGCTCTCAAGCTTATCAGCACTTTACAATATCCATGGAATCATTGTGCAGCGTATAATAACAATGCAAATAATAAAGGGACTGAATTGCCTAACAATCACATTAAATAGGGCCGTCAGAACTTCTATTAAAGATGATTTTACGCTTTGAACTTGAAGAGAAAATAATTACTCAACAATTTACTACCCCTTCAACATTTGAACCACAATAGTAAGACACGCGAAATATAAAACTGAGAATCATACCCTTCTTTCCCAGTATGGAAGGAAGCAAACGAAATCATATACCGGGGATATTGTTGAGATTAAAACAGCATTAAGCCCAGTAAAGAGTAAAAGTGCAGTCATAGGTCGAGTTCTATGAGGCATTTTGTTTAACGACTTGGTCTAACTCTGCAATCAAAAGATGGCCAAAATTAAGCCACGCATTAACAAGAACTAAGATCAAGAAACGACAAAAGAACGTCTAATCAAAAGctacaaaaaattcaaaatccgGCCTAAGCAGAAACATTTACGATTTCCAAAATTCTACCCTTGAAAATTGTGACTACACAAAAACCCTCCGGTAACGCTTCAACAGAACATTTTGGGAAGACGTACTGTACTTCAACTTATTTCAATTCTAGTAAAAAAACAGAAGAAAACCCAAATTCTTATACAACTTTAATAAATTCCCATTTCACATGCAAACAAATATTAGGTCAAATCACAAATGGAAGCTCCAAATCAAAATCAGAGGTAAATTGAGACTATTTTCTGTATGATTTCATATTCTAAATGAAAGTACAAAGTATTGTACAAGGAGAGGGGAGAAAAATCTAGAATAACACCCTACTTAACCTTCAAGAAAAGCGAGGCAGACCCGCATATAAGTTCGCAAATCGATATGAAATTACAAACAATAACCCATAATCCTACCCATGAAGATTAGGCTAAGAAATTGAAGTCGGAAATTTACCACATTTTTACAGGGCTTACTGAAAGAAAAGTGGAGTCTTGGAAGGTAAGGGCGGTTTTAGAAAGATAGCGTGTTTTATGGAGTTTTCATAACACGATTTTACATGAATGGAATTCtatttgttttaaaagaaaatcaaTATTACGGTCTGTCTTGTTAACCACGCGGACCAAGCAAAGATCTTAAAATTCAATTCGTTTTGGTAATTTTTACTAAATAAAAAGGATTACAGTACAATTCAATTATTGTAATAAAGTTGAACCACGTAGTCATTTAAATCCACTTTTTACTTCATCATCATATTCCAAACAAATACATTAATGAAACATAAAGTAATAATGATTTTCGTAAAAATATGCTCCCCATTCTGGTAGCTTCGATGAGATAAGGGGTACTGCTCTCACATGGTTTGGATGGACAAGATTCACacacatatgtgattttaaaaaaattagtggaccACATGTATGTGTTGCTAAATTTGGGCCCTTGATTCTATCATGGAATAGTGCTTCTACATATAGGATGGAATCAACTCCCTATTCTCCTCTGTTATAGCAAAACAACATAAATACTCGAGATATTCAGGTTAATGAGATCCTACTTATGTGGGCATTACCTTCATTTCATTTCAACGGGTAAGATCTTgccacacatacaatttcaaaaaaaaaagtgggtctCATATATGCATGGGCAACTCTTGACCATCTATCCTATCATGGGACAATGTGCACATGGCAGGATGAAATAAACCAGGTATTCATATTACATTTATGTGGAGAAAATTAACAATTTCACTACCGTAACAAGTAGAAGTAGTATTTCAGAATCAATTCTTGAACAAATAATCCATGACCTTTCGGTAACCAAACATCTATCCTAGTATCGCTACCGCCCATTCCTGCTAAAATCAAGAACAACTCATCAGCTACTAACACTGCTCTATCTTCAAAcaagaaatatttcaatttttcagTAATAAGAAGACTTAAAGATGACGAAAATGAATTTAATGTCCACCTACTTAGATAGAACCGTATTAATCTTCCTTCGATCTTGATCATTCCCATTTCGCATGACCGAAAATTCTTTTTCCATGGCTGCTACTTCTCTACGCATTTTCTTGGACTCGACTTCCATCGCTTTGTTTAACGTCTCAACCTTTTTTGCTAACATCTGAGATATTTCCATGCCAACAATCCAACACTCAATCAAAATGGATGAAGGGAACAAAAGGGAGAGGATTAACACTACAAACAACAACAACAAGAAATGCATCGTCAAACCTCTATTGCACCATTTTTATCTTTCAGGCTTTGATCTTTCTCATGGCTTGCCTTCCGCAACGTTATGACCTCTTTCTGCAACATATCATACAATGTTCCCGAAACATAATCTTCTTCTTTTGTATTTGGGTTCTTCATCAAAGCCCCAACATCAGCATTTTCAAGGAGACTAGTAATCACTCCGTTATTTTGGTTCTCGTCTGTCCCATTTATATCTGAATGCATATTGCCACTGATTGATAATCTGCAATCACCACAGGAAGAAATAGACAAATTCTTTGCTTGCTTTGACAGCAAACTCGCATCACCAATCTTCGATGATCTGTAATAGTTATCTTTTCTTGATAAAGATCCAATAGAGGCTGATCTGGACAGGTTCTCTGGTCCTCCAATTGAGATCCCTCCTGTTCTTGAATTGCTCATACTTCGTCTGACGGATGAAGCATGGACTGcacattttgaatatgatttaaGCCTTTCCTCTAATATTTTGAAACGTAACTGGTATTTATCCTACGCATATGTCAATAAGAGAATCAAGATTAGCATACATCTGAAACAACATAGCCAGTAAACTGAAAGAGTAATTTATTTCGTTACCTTCAACTGTGCTTCTGACTTGGCAGCACGCTCTGAACCGAATGTTCTGCTTCCAGGAGAGCATTCTCTTTAGATTTAGCGAGCCTGTCAAGTACTCTATTTTCGTCCTGTAGTTTCGCTACCTAAGACAAAAAAGATACATGCATGTCAACCGAAAACGTTAGATAGATTTGTTGAATCCTGAACAGTAAATATATTTTGAGGAGAAAACATTTCACGGGATTTACGTGGTTTGGCCAAAAAGGACCAAGTCCTTGACATGGATAAAATGCCAAGAGGGCTCTAAATATCCACTAATGTCAAAATACGGTCATTTTGAGAAGAAAATCATCAGCCCTTTAATTatacacataatatatatatctacaGATTAGTATGGTAAATATCTTTCTCATTACTAAATTACAATAAAACCATACTTAAGATACATCTCAATcttaataaaatcaaatttgatTTCATAATGTAGTctttgttttaaaaatcaatttgCTGAAGTTTACGTGTACCTCCAACCGTGTCAACTTCAACTCGGCCTCCAAAGGTGTGATGATTGCCTCAATGGGAGGCATCTCATCGTCTTTTTGTGCGGCATGCAGTCTTCGAAGTGTGGCTTCTGCAGCAAATTGTGCAGTGAGAGATGATTTTTTCTCTTcattaattttcttgatttctagGTTCTGAAATTCACAAGTAACAATGTAATGTcacgtgtttttttttttccgggtTATACATCAAAAGCTCCCATGTGTACAGTAGATGATAGAAACTAGGATATTAAGAGATGAAAAACAAAATAGTGGAAGTTCAAACAACCAGATATGTACCTTCGTTTCGAGCAGAGCTTCTGTGGCTTTTGACTTATCATCTACTTCTCGAAGCTTGTCAGTAAGCTAAATCAAACATAAAAATGTCTTAAGTATCCTAACAAATAGTGGTAAATGCAGAGCATGCGGTGAAGATATTTTTTAGTTGACATCCTGCAGTTATTCATCATTGCATGAATTTGAAAGGAGACAATCGGAGGATCTGCAAAATCTTCCCTTGGCAAGAAGCATAAAAAACAATTATGGCTG is a window encoding:
- the LOC142552057 gene encoding pentatricopeptide repeat-containing protein At1g80270, mitochondrial-like, translated to MWALRRASIHLKNRVFIVRGTQIFFTKSEIASCSLGHYNPVFAESEVLIDGLLSSTKFYSTSSSSKLYMAVHTLSSTKFCSTSSSSKLYTAVHTFSSQAGTESGGENGDDLEDGFSELEGPTDATQEALSGDENIDDQLISEEDSAATYTNNAFLEIGTEVDGGEKKYSKTRATSPMTEAILAAPPLTIHKVLDKWVEEGKEVTRKEVTSTFLHLRKRKLFLKALKLSEWLKSTKHLDFLERDHASHVDFIAKASSIFQADDYINKIPESFRGEHVYRTLLANCVATTHVKKSEEVFNRMKDLKFPLTTFTCNQLLILYKRTNKKKIADVLLLMEKENIKPSLFTYQLLIDVKGLSKDIAGMEQVLETMKAEGLEVDTRIQASLARHYAANGLKNKAEAVLKEMEGENIQKNRWVCKTLLPIYASLRRGDEVDRLWEVCKSNPGLEECMAAIVAWGKLDRIADAEETFEKMLKMLKKPASKHFSVLLKVYMDRKMIEKGKELVRRMAETCPSIWPSTLDSLVRLYIDAGEVEKAEKILDAAHVRNKGRPMFTSFLAVMDQYANRGDIHNAEKIFQKMRQAGYFSRLQPYQSLVRAYTNAKSPAYGFTERMKADNIYPDKVMSNLLTQVDPFRKTEVDELLG